One window from the genome of Motilibacter peucedani encodes:
- a CDS encoding 30S ribosomal protein bS22, with amino-acid sequence MGSVIKKRRKRMAKKKHRKLLRKTRVQRRNKK; translated from the coding sequence GTGGGTTCGGTCATCAAGAAGCGTCGCAAGCGCATGGCGAAGAAGAAGCACCGCAAGCTGCTTCGCAAGACGCGCGTCCAGCGCCGCAACAAGAAGTAG